In one Streptomyces sp. NBC_01241 genomic region, the following are encoded:
- the ndgR gene encoding IclR family transcriptional regulator NdgR, with the protein MDNSSGVGVLDKAALVLSALESGPATLAGLVAATGLARPTAHRLAVALEHHRMVARDMQGRFILGPRLAELAAAAGEDRLLATAGPVLTHLRDITGESAQLYRRQGDMRICVAAAERLSGLRDTVPVGSTLTMKAGSSAQILMAWEEPERLHRGLQGARFTATALSGVRRRGWAQSIGEREPGVASVSAPVRGPSNRVVAAVSVSGPIERLTRHPGRMHAQAVIDSAARLSEALRRTG; encoded by the coding sequence ATGGACAACTCTAGCGGCGTCGGCGTTCTCGACAAGGCGGCTCTGGTATTGAGCGCCCTGGAGTCCGGTCCGGCCACCCTCGCCGGGCTGGTCGCGGCGACCGGGCTCGCACGACCCACGGCCCATCGACTGGCCGTGGCACTGGAACACCACCGGATGGTGGCGAGGGACATGCAGGGCCGTTTCATTCTCGGCCCCCGGCTGGCGGAACTCGCGGCGGCGGCGGGCGAGGACCGTCTGCTGGCCACGGCGGGACCGGTGCTCACCCACCTGCGGGACATCACGGGCGAGAGCGCGCAGCTCTACCGGCGACAGGGCGACATGCGGATCTGCGTGGCGGCGGCGGAGCGGCTGTCCGGCCTGCGGGACACCGTGCCGGTCGGCTCCACGCTCACCATGAAGGCCGGCTCGTCGGCCCAGATCCTGATGGCCTGGGAGGAGCCGGAGCGCCTGCACCGCGGTCTCCAGGGCGCCCGCTTCACGGCGACGGCGCTCTCGGGCGTACGGCGCAGGGGCTGGGCCCAGTCGATCGGCGAGCGCGAGCCGGGCGTCGCCTCGGTCTCCGCGCCGGTGCGCGGCCCCTCGAACCGGGTGGTCGCCGCCGTCTCGGTCTCCGGACCGATCGAGCGGCTGACCCGGCACCCGGGCCGGATGCACGCCCAGGCGGTCATCGACTCGGCGGCGAGGCTGAGCGAGGCCCTGCGCCGCACCGGCTGA
- the leuC gene encoding 3-isopropylmalate dehydratase large subunit — MGRTLAEKVWDDHVVRRAEGEPDLLFIDLHLLHEVTSPQAFDGLRQAGRPVRRLDLTIATEDHNTPTLDIDKPIADPVSRAQLETLRKNCAEFGVRLHPLGDVEQGVVHVVGPQLGLTQPGTTVVCGDSHTSTHGAFGALAFGIGTSQVEHVLATQTLPLARPRTMAITIDGELPDDVTAKDLILAIITRIGTGGGQGYILEYRGSAIDKLSMEARMTICNMSIEAGARAGMIAPDETTFDYLKGRDHAPQGEDWDAAVAYWKTLRTDDDAVFDAEVVIDAAELAPFVTWGTNPGQGAPLSANVPDPASYEDASERNAAEKALEYMGLTAGQPLRDINVDTVFVGSCTNGRIEDLRNAAAILDGRKVAGGVRMLVVPGSVRVALQAVEEGLDKVFTAAGAEWRHAGCSMCLGMNPDQLAPGERSASTSNRNFEGRQGKGGRTHLVSPQVAAATAVLGHLASPADLSDARTPAGV, encoded by the coding sequence ATGGGTAGGACACTCGCGGAGAAGGTCTGGGACGACCATGTCGTCCGGCGCGCCGAAGGTGAGCCCGACCTCCTCTTCATCGATCTGCACCTGCTGCACGAGGTGACCAGCCCCCAGGCCTTCGATGGCCTCCGGCAGGCCGGACGCCCGGTGCGGCGCCTCGACCTCACCATCGCGACCGAGGACCACAACACCCCGACCCTCGACATCGACAAGCCGATCGCCGACCCGGTCTCCCGCGCCCAGTTGGAGACCCTGCGCAAGAACTGCGCGGAGTTCGGCGTGCGGCTGCACCCGCTGGGCGACGTCGAGCAGGGCGTCGTGCACGTGGTCGGTCCGCAGCTGGGTCTCACCCAGCCCGGCACCACGGTCGTCTGCGGCGACTCCCACACATCCACGCACGGTGCCTTCGGCGCGCTGGCGTTCGGCATCGGCACCAGCCAGGTCGAGCACGTGCTGGCCACCCAGACGCTGCCGCTGGCCCGCCCCAGGACCATGGCGATCACCATCGACGGCGAACTGCCCGACGATGTCACGGCCAAGGACCTGATCCTGGCGATCATCACCCGGATCGGCACCGGCGGCGGCCAGGGCTACATCCTCGAATACCGCGGCTCGGCCATCGATAAGCTCTCGATGGAAGCCCGGATGACCATCTGCAACATGTCGATCGAGGCCGGCGCCCGGGCGGGCATGATCGCCCCGGACGAGACCACCTTCGACTACCTGAAGGGCCGCGACCACGCCCCGCAGGGCGAGGACTGGGACGCCGCCGTCGCGTACTGGAAGACGCTGCGCACCGACGACGACGCGGTCTTCGATGCCGAGGTCGTCATCGACGCCGCCGAACTGGCGCCGTTCGTCACCTGGGGCACCAACCCCGGCCAGGGCGCGCCCCTGTCGGCCAACGTCCCCGACCCGGCTTCGTACGAGGACGCCTCGGAGCGCAACGCCGCCGAAAAGGCCCTGGAATACATGGGGTTGACCGCCGGCCAGCCGCTGCGCGACATCAACGTGGACACCGTCTTCGTAGGCTCCTGCACCAACGGCCGGATCGAGGACCTGCGCAACGCGGCCGCGATCCTGGACGGCCGCAAAGTCGCGGGAGGAGTACGGATGCTGGTCGTCCCGGGCTCCGTCCGGGTCGCCCTGCAGGCCGTCGAGGAGGGCCTGGACAAGGTCTTCACCGCCGCGGGCGCCGAATGGCGGCACGCGGGCTGCTCCATGTGTCTCGGCATGAACCCCGACCAGCTGGCCCCCGGCGAGCGCTCCGCCTCCACCTCGAACCGCAACTTCGAGGGCCGGCAGGGCAAGGGCGGCCGCACGCACCTGGTCTCCCCGCAGGTCGCCGCCGCGACCGCCGTGCTGGGCCACCTGGCCTCGCCGGCCGACCTGTCCGACGCCCGTACGCCCGCCGGAGTCTGA
- the leuD gene encoding 3-isopropylmalate dehydratase small subunit, which yields MEAFTTHTGRAVPLRRSNVDTDQIIPAHWLKKVTRDGFEDGLFEAWRKDENFVLNRPERSGATVLVAGPDFGTGSSREHAVWALQNYGFKAVISSRFADIFRGNSLKNGLLTVVLDQKIVDAIWELTEADPTAEVTVDLEARQVRAAGITADFELDENARWRLLNGLDDISLTLQNETDIAAYEAARPSFKPRTINA from the coding sequence ATGGAAGCTTTCACCACACACACCGGCCGGGCCGTCCCGCTGCGCCGCAGCAACGTCGACACCGACCAGATCATCCCCGCCCACTGGCTGAAGAAGGTCACCCGCGACGGCTTCGAGGACGGACTCTTCGAAGCCTGGCGCAAGGACGAGAACTTCGTCCTCAACCGCCCCGAGCGCAGCGGTGCCACGGTGCTGGTCGCCGGTCCCGACTTCGGCACCGGATCGTCCCGCGAACACGCCGTGTGGGCGCTGCAGAACTACGGCTTCAAGGCCGTCATCTCCTCCCGGTTCGCCGACATCTTCCGCGGCAATTCGCTGAAGAACGGGCTGTTGACCGTCGTGCTCGACCAGAAGATCGTCGACGCGATCTGGGAGCTGACCGAGGCCGACCCGACGGCCGAGGTCACCGTCGACCTGGAGGCGCGACAGGTCCGCGCCGCAGGCATCACCGCAGACTTCGAGCTCGACGAGAACGCCCGCTGGCGCCTGCTGAACGGGCTGGACGACATCAGCCTCACCCTTCAGAACGAAACGGACATTGCGGCCTATGAGGCGGCGAGGCCGAGCTTCAAGCCGCGTACAATTAACGCCTGA
- a CDS encoding HU family DNA-binding protein, which produces MNKAQLVEAIADKVGGRQQAADAVDAVLDAIVRAVVAGDRVSVTGFGSFEKVDRPARYARNPQTGERVRVKKTSVPRFRAGQGFKDLVSGSKKLPKGEVAVKKAPKGSLTGGVARTTAKAAAKKAVAKKAVAKKAVAKKAVTAAKTTAAKKTTAKKAAPAAKKATAAAKKTTAAAAKKTTTAAKKTAPAKKATAKKAPAKKTTARKTTAKKATARKK; this is translated from the coding sequence GTGAACAAGGCGCAGCTCGTAGAAGCGATTGCCGACAAGGTCGGCGGCCGTCAGCAGGCCGCGGACGCCGTTGACGCGGTGCTCGACGCGATCGTCCGTGCGGTTGTCGCGGGGGACCGTGTTTCGGTCACCGGCTTCGGCTCGTTCGAGAAGGTCGACCGCCCCGCCCGCTACGCCCGCAACCCGCAGACGGGTGAGCGGGTGCGGGTCAAGAAGACCTCGGTTCCCCGTTTCCGCGCGGGACAGGGCTTCAAGGACCTGGTGAGCGGCTCGAAGAAGCTCCCCAAGGGCGAGGTGGCCGTGAAGAAGGCGCCCAAGGGCAGCCTCACGGGCGGTGTTGCCCGTACGACGGCCAAGGCCGCGGCCAAGAAGGCCGTAGCGAAGAAGGCCGTGGCGAAGAAGGCCGTGGCGAAGAAGGCCGTGACCGCCGCGAAGACCACCGCGGCGAAGAAGACCACCGCGAAGAAGGCCGCTCCGGCCGCCAAGAAGGCCACGGCCGCGGCGAAGAAGACCACGGCCGCGGCGGCGAAGAAGACGACGACGGCCGCCAAGAAGACCGCGCCCGCCAAGAAGGCCACGGCTAAGAAGGCGCCCGCGAAGAAGACCACGGCGCGCAAGACCACGGCGAAGAAGGCCACCGCACGCAAGAAGTGA
- the cofC gene encoding 2-phospho-L-lactate guanylyltransferase: MEGEIATNTDPAGPWTLVVPLKPLARAKSRLAPATGAALRPRLALAFARDTVAAALSCRAVRDVVVVTDDTEAGAALAALGARIVPDEPDRGLNAALAHGERTARAGRPGAAVAALNADLPALRPAELARVLDFSAAFPRAFVTDSAGIGTTFLSAAPGVELRPAFGGPSRARHLDSGAVEITLTGIDSVRQDVDTGDDLRAALALGTGPHTSEHWAAGLSPLDR, from the coding sequence ATCGAGGGGGAGATCGCCACGAACACCGACCCGGCCGGTCCTTGGACTCTGGTCGTCCCGTTGAAGCCCTTGGCACGGGCCAAGAGCAGGCTCGCGCCCGCGACGGGCGCCGCACTGCGCCCACGGCTCGCCCTCGCGTTCGCCCGGGACACCGTGGCCGCCGCCCTGTCCTGCCGGGCGGTCCGGGATGTGGTGGTCGTCACGGACGACACGGAGGCGGGGGCGGCTCTCGCGGCCCTCGGGGCCCGCATCGTGCCCGACGAACCGGATCGCGGGCTCAACGCCGCCCTGGCACACGGCGAGCGGACGGCACGGGCCGGGCGGCCCGGCGCGGCGGTCGCCGCTCTCAACGCGGACCTGCCCGCGCTGCGTCCCGCGGAACTGGCCAGGGTCCTCGATTTTTCCGCCGCATTTCCCCGTGCATTTGTCACCGATTCGGCAGGAATCGGAACAACATTTCTTTCGGCAGCGCCGGGAGTGGAATTGCGTCCGGCTTTCGGCGGCCCTTCCCGGGCCCGGCACCTGGACTCCGGCGCGGTGGAAATCACGCTGACCGGCATCGATTCGGTCCGCCAGGACGTGGACACCGGCGACGATCTGCGGGCGGCGCTGGCCCTGGGCACCGGCCCGCACACCTCAGAGCACTGGGCCGCGGGACTCTCCCCGCTGGACCGATAG
- a CDS encoding lysophospholipid acyltransferase family protein, producing the protein MSRRRIGFWYRLAAVIAKPPLVVLFKRDWRGMENIPADGGFITAVNHNSYLDPLSYGHFQYNTGRVPRLLAKAGLFKTPFVGMMLRGTGQIPVYRETTNALDAFRAAVDAIERGECVAFYPEGTLTRDPDMWPMAGKTGAARVALMTKAPVIPVAQWGANLAMPPYAKENKFRFFPRKTLQVQAGPPVDLSRFYDEEPTPDLLREATEVIMAAVTAQLEIVRGEKAPAEPYDHRRARAEQRRKAEGKGPK; encoded by the coding sequence GTGTCCCGCCGCAGAATCGGCTTCTGGTACCGCCTGGCGGCGGTGATCGCAAAACCGCCGCTGGTGGTTCTGTTCAAGCGTGACTGGCGGGGAATGGAAAACATTCCGGCCGACGGCGGATTCATCACTGCGGTCAATCACAACTCGTATCTGGACCCGCTTTCCTACGGACACTTCCAGTACAACACCGGACGTGTGCCACGGCTTCTCGCGAAGGCCGGCCTCTTCAAGACCCCCTTTGTCGGAATGATGCTGCGCGGCACCGGACAGATCCCCGTGTACCGCGAGACGACCAACGCGTTGGACGCCTTCCGGGCCGCGGTCGACGCCATCGAGCGCGGTGAATGCGTCGCCTTCTACCCGGAGGGCACCCTCACCCGCGACCCCGACATGTGGCCGATGGCCGGCAAGACCGGCGCCGCCCGCGTCGCGTTGATGACGAAGGCCCCGGTCATCCCGGTCGCCCAGTGGGGCGCCAACCTCGCGATGCCGCCGTACGCCAAGGAGAACAAGTTCCGGTTCTTCCCCCGCAAGACCCTCCAGGTGCAGGCCGGACCGCCCGTCGACCTCTCCCGCTTCTACGACGAGGAGCCGACGCCCGACCTCCTGCGCGAGGCGACCGAGGTCATCATGGCCGCGGTGACCGCGCAGCTGGAGATCGTACGGGGCGAGAAGGCCCCCGCGGAGCCGTACGATCACCGCAGAGCTCGTGCAGAACAGCGGCGCAAGGCCGAAGGAAAGGGACCCAAGTGA
- a CDS encoding NAD(P)H-dependent glycerol-3-phosphate dehydrogenase, producing the protein MTHPVKAAVFGTGSWGTAFGMVLADAGCDVTLWGRRTEVAEAVNTTRTNPDYLPGIELPASIRATTDAAEALHGADYAVLVVPSQTLRANLADWAPHLGSRTVLVSLMKGVELGTAKRMSEVIEDVTKVTPDRVAVITGPNLAKEIAERRPAAAVVACQDESVAQRLQSACHTPYFRPYTNTDVVGCELGGAVKNVIGLAVGIADGMGLGDNAKGSLITRGLAETTRLGLAMGADPLTFSGLAGLGDLVATCSSPLSRNHTFGTNLGRGMTLQETIAVTKQTAEGVKSCESVLDLARRHGVDMPITETVVGIVHEGKPPVVALRELMSRSAKPERR; encoded by the coding sequence GTGACGCACCCCGTAAAGGCAGCCGTCTTCGGAACCGGCTCATGGGGTACGGCCTTCGGCATGGTTCTCGCCGACGCCGGCTGCGACGTCACCCTCTGGGGCCGTCGCACCGAAGTCGCCGAGGCCGTCAACACGACCCGTACCAACCCGGACTACCTGCCGGGCATCGAACTCCCCGCGTCGATCCGGGCCACCACCGACGCCGCCGAGGCGCTGCACGGCGCCGACTACGCCGTGCTCGTGGTGCCTTCGCAGACCCTGCGCGCCAACCTCGCCGACTGGGCCCCGCATCTCGGCTCCCGCACCGTCCTCGTCTCCCTGATGAAGGGCGTCGAACTCGGCACCGCGAAGCGGATGAGCGAAGTCATCGAGGACGTCACCAAGGTCACCCCGGACCGCGTCGCCGTCATCACCGGCCCCAACCTGGCCAAGGAGATCGCCGAACGCCGCCCCGCCGCCGCCGTCGTCGCCTGCCAGGACGAGTCCGTGGCCCAGCGCCTCCAGAGCGCCTGCCACACCCCGTACTTCCGCCCGTACACCAACACCGATGTGGTCGGCTGCGAACTCGGCGGCGCGGTCAAGAACGTCATCGGTCTCGCCGTGGGCATCGCCGACGGCATGGGCCTCGGCGACAACGCGAAGGGCTCGCTCATCACCCGGGGCCTCGCCGAGACGACCCGGCTCGGACTCGCCATGGGCGCCGACCCGCTGACCTTCTCCGGGCTCGCGGGCCTCGGCGACCTGGTCGCGACCTGCTCCTCGCCGCTCTCGCGCAACCACACCTTCGGCACCAACCTCGGCCGCGGAATGACGCTCCAGGAGACGATCGCGGTCACGAAGCAGACCGCCGAGGGCGTCAAGTCCTGTGAATCGGTGCTCGATCTGGCGCGCAGGCACGGTGTAGACATGCCGATCACCGAGACGGTCGTCGGCATCGTCCACGAGGGCAAGCCGCCCGTGGTCGCGCTGCGCGAGCTCATGTCGCGCAGCGCGAAGCCCGAGCGACGCTGA